The following is a genomic window from Candidatus Bathyarchaeota archaeon.
TTCTAACTTTAACTTGGAGCTCAGGTCGTTCTGGGGGCATAAGTTCTTCTCGACGCCTCTTGATGCTTAGGCCGCATAGCCCGTTGTTCAAAAGCCTATTTCTGATGCAGACGGCGTAATTGCATTTATAACCTACACAGAAGTCGTTGGTGTATGTGCACCATGCCCTCCCTTTATTTCGTCTCAAGGCCCTTCTAGCGCATCTAAAGAATGGACAGTTTGGGGAGCAGTATCTAGGCTCCTTCAAGACCAATCCCACAGCCTATGGCCGTAAAATTAACGGCGAGGAATATCGATTTAAACTTTACTAAATCCTATAAGCGCCCTCCAAGATGCTCCACAAGGTTTTTAGACAAGTTTATGGAATGGTTTAACGGTGTTTAATTTGTCCGAGAAGCCGGAAGGTAAGAGGTTTATCAAAAGAAGCGAAGTTGTCGGTAAACAAGTCGTTGAGAGAAGAGGATATATAATAGGCACCGTCAGAGACCTCTCCTTCGCCTTAACGGCTGAAGGTGTAGAACTCGCTATAACGGTGGATAGTGGAGGCAAGGAGGTAAGCATACCTTGGGAGGAGATCCAGGCCATAGGTGACGTGATCCTTCTTAAAACGCAGCATGAGAAACCTCCGACGCCACCTCCTACGACGGCAACCCCGACTCCGATGCCGACAGCGGCTCCGACGGCCCTACCTCCAGTCGGCATCGAGAAGGTTTGTCCATACTGTGGATTCAAGAACCCGGCCGACGCGAAGTTCTGTGTAAGATGCGGTAGACGCCTACCATAGGTGGATGGGCTTGAAGGCCTTACTTATAATCTTCGACGGGTTAGGAGATAGACCGATTAAACAGCTGGGCTATAAAACACCTCTGCAGGTTGCGGAAAAGCCGAACTTAGATAAACTTTCGGTCACAGGTATCAAGGGTATAATGGATACGATCGCGCCGGGTGTTAGACCGGGTAGTGCTCCGGCTCACCTGGCGATCTTTGGATACGACCCGTATAAGTACTATACCGGGAGAGGAATCTTCGAAGCCCTCGGCATGGGTCTAGATATCAGAGAGGGAGACGTGGTCTTTAGGTTTAATTTCGCGACCGTGGACGAGGAGATGAGGGTCGTCGATAGAAGAGCGGGGAGAATAAAGAGCTATACCGAAGACCTCGCCGAGGCTCTGAATACCATAGAGATCCCGGGTGTTGAACTCATCTTCAAAGAGGCCGTCGAGCATAGGGGAGTTTTAGTCCTGAGAGGTGAAGGACTATCATGGAAAGTTTCCGATGTAGACCCTGGTAAGACGGGGTTGAAGGTCAAGATGTGTAAGCCTCTGGACGGTTCTTTGGAGGCCCTGAGGACCGCCGAGATCGTCAACAAGGTCGTGGCTGAGTCTTATAAGGTGCTTAAAGACTACTGGGTTAACAAGGACAGGATAAGCAGGGGACTTCCACCGGCTAACATCATACTTCCGAGGGGTGCGAGTATATCGACTAAGGTTAAAGGATTTAAGGAGCGGTATAATCTCAGGGCGTACTGTGTGGCGGGTGGGACTCTATACAAGGGTGTGGCTAAGTTTGTGGGTATGGAGGTTCTGAACGTTCCTGGTGCTACCGGTACTTATGGAACGGACTACGATGCTAAAGTACATGCTGCTTTAAGAGCGCTCAAAGACGGGGACTTCGTCTATCTGCATTTCAAACCGACCGATTTAGCAGGTGAGGATGGGGACTTCAGGAGGAAGGTCGATATAATCCAGCGTATAGATGAGGCCTTAGAGCCTATAACGTCGCTGGAAGATACGTTGGTGATCGTCACCGCAGACCATTCGACACCATGCTCGATAAAAACCCACTCCGCAGACCCGGTTCCCATAATGATATGCGGCGAGGAGGTTAGAAGAGACGGCGTAAAAGGGTTCGACGAGATATCCGCGGCTAGAGGAGGACTAGGTCGTATAAGAGGGCTACACCTCAT
Proteins encoded in this region:
- a CDS encoding PRC-barrel domain-containing protein, which encodes MFNLSEKPEGKRFIKRSEVVGKQVVERRGYIIGTVRDLSFALTAEGVELAITVDSGGKEVSIPWEEIQAIGDVILLKTQHEKPPTPPPTTATPTPMPTAAPTALPPVGIEKVCPYCGFKNPADAKFCVRCGRRLP
- a CDS encoding 2,3-bisphosphoglycerate-independent phosphoglycerate mutase; the protein is MKALLIIFDGLGDRPIKQLGYKTPLQVAEKPNLDKLSVTGIKGIMDTIAPGVRPGSAPAHLAIFGYDPYKYYTGRGIFEALGMGLDIREGDVVFRFNFATVDEEMRVVDRRAGRIKSYTEDLAEALNTIEIPGVELIFKEAVEHRGVLVLRGEGLSWKVSDVDPGKTGLKVKMCKPLDGSLEALRTAEIVNKVVAESYKVLKDYWVNKDRISRGLPPANIILPRGASISTKVKGFKERYNLRAYCVAGGTLYKGVAKFVGMEVLNVPGATGTYGTDYDAKVHAALRALKDGDFVYLHFKPTDLAGEDGDFRRKVDIIQRIDEALEPITSLEDTLVIVTADHSTPCSIKTHSADPVPIMICGEEVRRDGVKGFDEISAARGGLGRIRGLHLMPILLDLMNLTKKYGA